The following are encoded in a window of Haloarcula hispanica ATCC 33960 genomic DNA:
- a CDS encoding 3-hydroxyacyl-CoA dehydrogenase family protein, whose translation MHVAILGAGTMGHGIAQVSAMAGHDVTLRDIEADIVDDGLAAIESNLEEGIAREKVTESTAEATLDRLTGTTSLEAAVTGADLVVEAVPEDMDIKHETLTEVESHVDPATLIASNTSSLSLTEIASVLNYPDRAIGLHFFNPVHIMALVEIVVAEQTSAETVARAREFVNGIDKTPVEVADAPGFASSRLGVSLGVEAMRMVQEGVATPGDIDTAMELGYNHPMGPIELGDVVGLDVRLDILEYLRAELGERFRPPQILKRKVRAGKLGKKSGEGFYVWEDGDIVGTSGDWGDA comes from the coding sequence ATGCACGTAGCTATCCTAGGCGCCGGTACCATGGGACACGGTATCGCTCAGGTGTCGGCAATGGCCGGTCACGACGTCACTCTCCGTGATATCGAGGCGGATATCGTCGACGACGGCCTGGCCGCCATCGAGTCGAATCTGGAGGAGGGTATCGCCCGGGAGAAAGTGACCGAATCCACGGCTGAGGCAACCTTGGACCGCCTCACCGGAACGACATCGCTGGAGGCGGCTGTGACCGGGGCAGACCTCGTCGTGGAAGCAGTCCCCGAAGACATGGATATCAAACACGAGACGCTTACCGAGGTCGAGTCCCACGTCGACCCGGCGACGCTTATCGCGTCAAACACCTCTTCACTGTCACTGACTGAGATAGCGAGCGTCCTCAACTATCCCGACCGAGCCATCGGCCTTCACTTCTTCAACCCGGTTCACATCATGGCACTCGTCGAGATCGTCGTCGCGGAACAGACGAGTGCCGAGACGGTCGCGCGTGCCCGCGAGTTCGTCAACGGGATCGACAAGACACCGGTCGAGGTGGCCGATGCACCGGGCTTTGCTTCCTCCCGCCTCGGCGTCTCGCTGGGCGTCGAAGCGATGCGGATGGTGCAGGAGGGCGTTGCAACACCGGGGGACATCGATACCGCGATGGAGCTCGGCTACAATCACCCGATGGGGCCTATCGAACTCGGCGACGTCGTCGGTCTCGACGTCCGCCTCGATATCCTCGAGTACCTGCGTGCGGAACTCGGTGAACGGTTCCGCCCGCCACAGATCCTGAAACGAAAGGTCCGGGCCGGGAAACTCGGCAAGAAATCCGGCGAGGGGTTCTACGTCTGGGAGGACGGCGACATCGTCGGCACCAGCGGCGACTGGGGGGACGCATGA
- a CDS encoding thiolase family protein has protein sequence MTASDSQAVVVDAVRTPQVPKDGALAGTHPEDLVTAVLAALVDRTNVPAVEWDDFRLGCANQEAEQGRNLARQSILAGGFPETVPGATTTRLCGSSLTTLVDAARAIEAGDGAVYPVAGVEHMSTVPFSDWLHPAIEQRYDPDRLPMGQTAETIARTHDISRKAQDEFALRSHERAVAAMEGGRFDAEIVPVHTGETAVESDKTPRADTSVEQLSELPTVFRDDEAATVTPGNASPLTDGAAGMLVTSAAYAEQHDLDVLGRVKTRSVAGVDPLVMGRGPIPATRAALDDTGLTIGDIDLVELNEAFAAQSLHCKRELGIPAERLNVNGGAIALGHPLGCSGARITTTLLHEMRRREATHGLATMCVGFGQGVAVVFERP, from the coding sequence ATGACTGCTTCCGACTCGCAAGCCGTTGTTGTCGACGCCGTACGAACGCCACAGGTACCGAAGGATGGCGCGCTGGCCGGGACACATCCCGAGGACCTCGTCACCGCTGTGCTTGCTGCCCTCGTTGACCGGACCAATGTCCCAGCCGTCGAGTGGGACGACTTCCGGCTCGGGTGTGCAAACCAGGAGGCAGAGCAGGGGCGCAACCTCGCCCGGCAGTCGATACTCGCCGGTGGGTTCCCCGAGACGGTGCCTGGGGCGACGACGACCCGCCTGTGTGGCTCGTCACTGACGACGCTCGTCGACGCCGCTCGCGCCATCGAGGCGGGCGACGGGGCGGTGTATCCGGTGGCCGGTGTCGAGCACATGAGCACCGTCCCTTTCTCCGACTGGCTGCATCCCGCTATCGAACAGCGGTACGACCCCGACAGGCTCCCGATGGGACAGACGGCCGAAACCATCGCACGGACCCACGATATCAGCCGAAAAGCCCAGGACGAGTTCGCGTTGCGTTCACACGAGCGGGCGGTCGCTGCGATGGAAGGCGGGCGGTTCGACGCAGAGATCGTGCCAGTCCACACCGGCGAGACAGCGGTAGAGAGCGACAAAACACCGCGAGCAGACACGTCAGTCGAGCAGTTGAGCGAACTCCCGACGGTGTTCCGCGACGACGAGGCGGCGACAGTAACGCCGGGGAACGCGTCACCGCTGACCGACGGCGCGGCCGGGATGCTCGTCACTTCGGCGGCGTACGCAGAACAGCACGACCTGGATGTTCTCGGCCGGGTCAAGACGCGGTCCGTCGCTGGTGTCGACCCGCTAGTCATGGGACGGGGACCGATTCCGGCGACGCGTGCCGCACTGGACGATACTGGACTGACAATCGGCGATATCGACCTCGTGGAACTCAACGAGGCCTTTGCCGCGCAGAGTCTCCACTGCAAGCGCGAGCTGGGGATTCCGGCCGAGCGGCTCAACGTCAACGGTGGCGCTATCGCGCTCGGCCACCCGCTTGGCTGTTCGGGGGCGCGGATCACGACAACGTTGTTACACGAGATGCGACGGCGGGAGGCGACGCACGGACTGGCGACGATGTGTGTCGGTTTCGGTCAGGGCGTCGCGGTTGTGTTCGAGCGTCCCTGA
- a CDS encoding zinc ribbon domain-containing protein, with product MTASGLAAIGAYAPRLRIDAAEFEAAWGRFDAAGVDEKAVPDADEDAVTMGVEAARRVLTAADASGTDVAHLAFATTTPPMAEEDLAARLCSILNVPDSAKTQTMTGSTHVGAQALDATMDGGPFGDGVGLVVISDCPRGDPDSGVEHAAGAGSVALVVDEDGPGTVVDRASHTEAYPGTRFRTGGDDRTTGLGVTQYDREAFTTTLGSAADRLDVSMDTVDAAAVQSPDGKLPYRATGALGVDAETIAAADTVSTLGDTGAASAFLGAATAFADDAERVLIAAYGSGASATLFVATGPVPVNTALDGAVSLSYAEYLRRRGEITRDEPEGGGAYVSVPSWQRTLPQRHRLVAGRCSACGTLNFPPTGACNDCHERTGDFETVELPGTGTVEAVTTIEQGGAPPEFVAQQSSSGEFDSAIVALDDPSGEQTVSVPAQVLDTTDEVTIGTSVVLTTRRIYTQEGVIRYGFKAQVASQRR from the coding sequence ATGACTGCGTCAGGGCTCGCGGCTATCGGCGCGTACGCACCTCGCCTGCGGATCGACGCCGCGGAGTTCGAAGCCGCCTGGGGTCGGTTCGATGCAGCGGGGGTCGACGAGAAAGCGGTTCCCGACGCCGACGAGGACGCGGTCACGATGGGTGTCGAAGCCGCACGCCGTGTGCTCACTGCGGCCGACGCGTCCGGGACGGATGTCGCGCACTTGGCCTTCGCGACAACGACACCACCGATGGCGGAAGAGGACCTTGCGGCGCGACTCTGCAGTATTCTCAACGTCCCCGACAGCGCAAAGACCCAGACCATGACCGGCTCCACGCACGTCGGTGCGCAGGCACTGGACGCAACCATGGACGGCGGGCCGTTCGGGGACGGTGTCGGCCTCGTCGTCATCAGTGACTGTCCCCGAGGTGACCCCGACAGCGGCGTCGAGCACGCCGCCGGTGCCGGGAGTGTCGCGCTCGTTGTCGACGAGGACGGTCCCGGAACCGTCGTTGACCGGGCGTCACACACGGAGGCCTACCCCGGAACGCGCTTCAGAACGGGTGGGGACGACCGGACGACCGGCCTGGGTGTGACGCAGTACGACCGCGAGGCGTTCACGACCACGCTCGGCAGTGCGGCCGACAGACTGGACGTGTCGATGGATACAGTCGATGCGGCAGCGGTCCAGTCCCCGGACGGGAAACTCCCGTATCGGGCAACAGGTGCGCTCGGGGTTGACGCAGAGACTATTGCCGCCGCGGACACAGTCAGTACGCTCGGGGACACCGGCGCTGCCAGTGCGTTTCTCGGAGCGGCGACAGCGTTTGCAGACGACGCCGAACGCGTGCTGATCGCAGCGTACGGAAGCGGTGCGAGTGCGACGCTGTTCGTCGCCACTGGTCCTGTTCCGGTCAACACTGCACTGGACGGTGCCGTCTCCCTGTCCTACGCCGAGTACCTCAGGCGGCGAGGCGAGATTACGCGCGACGAACCCGAGGGTGGCGGCGCCTACGTTAGCGTCCCGTCCTGGCAGCGGACGCTTCCGCAACGCCACCGGCTCGTCGCCGGCCGGTGCTCTGCGTGCGGTACACTGAATTTCCCGCCCACCGGGGCCTGCAACGACTGTCACGAGCGCACCGGTGATTTCGAGACTGTCGAACTGCCCGGGACCGGGACAGTCGAGGCAGTAACGACTATCGAACAGGGGGGTGCGCCACCGGAGTTCGTCGCCCAGCAGTCCAGCAGCGGCGAGTTCGATAGCGCTATCGTCGCGCTTGATGATCCATCTGGCGAGCAGACTGTGAGCGTCCCCGCACAGGTGCTCGATACAACCGACGAGGTCACGATAGGCACCTCCGTCGTGCTGACGACGCGGCGCATCTACACGCAGGAGGGCGTCATCAGATACGGCTTCAAAGCACAGGTCGCCAGCCAGCGCCGGTAG
- a CDS encoding thiolase domain-containing protein: MRDAYLIGAGQTPFGSMPEESYRSLFDHAVSEAIDSVDHGIDTDAIDEAVVGSLGVGGRQLGLSGPAATEHAGLHGIPSVRVENACAASGYAVRQAVQAVKSGMADVALAGGVEVMTDMSSDVTKYWLGVSGETEWERLTGTTFSGVYAQMASAYLQEYGASEEHLSMVAVKNHRNGAKNPKAHLGFECSLEDAVDAPVVADPLNLYHCCPTSDGAAVALVASEDVVEQYTDAPVRVAGVGAASDRVGLFQRDSYTAISASEAAADTAYDRAGVGPDDLDFAEVHDCFTIAELLAYEDLGFCDRGEAPQLLEQGATEADGAMPVNLSGGLKSKGHPIGATGAGQLVEAFKQLTGSAADRQLAAPKYGLTHNVGGSGGSAIVHILEREAAR; encoded by the coding sequence ATGCGGGACGCGTATCTCATCGGCGCAGGGCAAACGCCGTTTGGCTCGATGCCCGAAGAGAGCTACAGATCACTGTTCGACCACGCAGTCAGCGAAGCCATCGACAGTGTCGACCACGGTATCGACACGGATGCAATAGACGAAGCGGTCGTCGGCTCACTCGGCGTGGGCGGTCGACAACTCGGTCTCTCGGGACCGGCAGCAACCGAACACGCCGGGCTGCACGGAATCCCCAGCGTGCGCGTCGAAAACGCCTGTGCTGCGTCGGGCTACGCCGTCCGTCAGGCGGTGCAGGCAGTCAAAAGCGGGATGGCCGACGTGGCGCTGGCTGGCGGCGTCGAAGTCATGACAGACATGAGCAGCGACGTGACGAAGTACTGGCTCGGCGTCTCCGGCGAAACAGAGTGGGAACGGCTGACCGGGACGACGTTCTCCGGCGTCTATGCACAGATGGCAAGCGCGTATCTGCAGGAGTACGGGGCTAGCGAGGAGCACCTCTCGATGGTGGCGGTCAAGAACCATCGGAACGGCGCAAAGAACCCGAAGGCCCATCTGGGCTTCGAGTGTTCCCTCGAAGACGCCGTCGACGCCCCGGTCGTCGCGGACCCGTTGAACCTCTATCACTGCTGTCCGACCTCCGACGGCGCAGCCGTCGCTCTCGTCGCCAGTGAAGACGTCGTTGAGCAGTACACTGATGCCCCGGTTCGGGTCGCCGGAGTCGGCGCGGCCAGCGACCGGGTCGGGCTCTTCCAGCGAGACAGCTACACCGCGATTTCTGCATCAGAAGCGGCTGCGGACACAGCCTACGACCGCGCCGGAGTCGGCCCCGACGACCTCGACTTTGCCGAGGTCCACGACTGCTTCACGATCGCCGAACTGCTTGCCTACGAGGACCTCGGGTTCTGTGACCGCGGCGAGGCACCGCAGTTGCTTGAACAGGGAGCGACCGAAGCTGACGGAGCCATGCCGGTCAATCTCTCCGGCGGGCTGAAATCGAAGGGCCACCCTATCGGCGCAACCGGGGCCGGACAGCTTGTCGAAGCGTTCAAACAGCTCACCGGCAGCGCCGCGGACCGGCAGCTAGCGGCCCCGAAGTACGGGCTCACTCACAACGTGGGTGGGAGCGGCGGCAGCGCAATTGTCCATATCCTCGAACGGGAGGCTGCACGATGA
- the paaK gene encoding phenylacetate--CoA ligase PaaK gives MVYKQLEAADRTELRALQTDRLQGVVTHAYENVPFYREKLDEAGVSPEDIQSIDDITKLPMTTKEDFRDEYPDGLFAVDDADVARIHASSGTTGKPKIVSYTDDDLDSWSEVVARSLAASGTEPGDTVQNAYGYGLFTGGLGLHDGAEELGATIIPIGSGQTQRQVELMTDLESDVFTCTPSYALYLAETAEEMGHDPSDLPISTIIFGAEPCTDPMRAEIEERLGVDGIDVYGLSEIIGPGVSCECHEAQDGLHIWEDHFYPEVIDPQTKEPVEEGEEGELVLTTLTKEALPVFRYRTGDLTTLNYDECACGRTMVRMDNVTGRTDDLLIVRGVNLYPSEIEHAVLDIDGVAPHYRIDLYEENNLDVLELTIERTAEQGPGDKALEDEIIERLENVLAFTPDELELVAPGSIDRTQVGKVKRVYDHRD, from the coding sequence ATGGTGTACAAGCAACTGGAGGCGGCTGACCGTACAGAGCTGCGTGCGTTGCAAACCGACCGATTACAGGGGGTTGTTACGCACGCCTACGAGAACGTCCCGTTTTATCGGGAGAAGCTCGACGAAGCGGGCGTCTCGCCCGAAGACATCCAGAGTATCGACGACATCACGAAACTGCCGATGACGACGAAAGAGGATTTCCGCGACGAGTACCCCGATGGCCTGTTCGCCGTCGACGATGCGGACGTCGCCCGGATCCACGCGTCGTCCGGGACGACCGGGAAGCCGAAAATCGTCTCGTACACGGATGACGACCTCGACAGCTGGAGCGAAGTCGTTGCCCGTTCGCTGGCTGCGAGTGGGACCGAACCGGGCGACACCGTCCAGAACGCCTACGGATACGGGCTATTCACCGGCGGATTGGGGCTTCACGACGGAGCCGAGGAGCTGGGGGCCACAATTATCCCTATCGGGAGCGGCCAGACCCAGCGACAGGTCGAGTTGATGACCGACCTGGAGAGCGATGTGTTCACATGCACCCCGTCGTATGCGCTGTACCTCGCCGAAACGGCCGAGGAAATGGGCCACGACCCCAGCGACCTGCCGATCTCGACGATTATCTTCGGAGCGGAACCGTGTACCGATCCGATGCGGGCAGAAATCGAAGAGCGGCTGGGCGTCGACGGCATCGATGTTTACGGGCTCTCGGAGATCATCGGTCCCGGCGTCTCGTGTGAGTGCCACGAAGCGCAGGACGGACTCCACATCTGGGAGGACCACTTCTACCCGGAAGTCATCGACCCACAGACGAAAGAACCAGTCGAGGAAGGCGAGGAGGGTGAACTCGTTCTCACAACACTCACCAAAGAAGCGTTACCGGTCTTCCGATACCGGACCGGGGATTTGACGACGCTGAACTACGACGAGTGTGCGTGTGGACGGACGATGGTTCGGATGGACAACGTCACCGGTCGGACTGACGACCTCCTCATCGTCCGTGGCGTGAACCTCTATCCCAGTGAAATCGAGCACGCTGTGCTTGACATCGACGGCGTCGCTCCGCACTACCGCATCGACCTCTACGAGGAGAACAACCTCGACGTCCTGGAACTCACCATCGAACGGACTGCGGAGCAAGGGCCGGGCGACAAAGCGCTGGAAGACGAAATCATCGAGCGACTGGAGAACGTGCTCGCGTTCACCCCGGACGAACTCGAACTCGTTGCGCCCGGGAGCATCGACCGAACGCAGGTCGGCAAAGTAAAACGCGTCTACGACCACCGTGACTGA
- the paaI gene encoding hydroxyphenylacetyl-CoA thioesterase PaaI has product MSGVADEVRERIESDAYCETLGIDVVELDSGYAQTELTITEDLLNFHGTPHGGAVYSLADAAFAAASNSHGEAAVALETNISYLDAVETGETLSAVAEETHLADSTAEYEVTVTAQDGERIATFRGRVYRP; this is encoded by the coding sequence ATGTCCGGCGTCGCCGACGAAGTCAGAGAGCGCATCGAATCCGACGCGTACTGCGAAACCCTCGGCATTGACGTCGTCGAACTCGACTCGGGGTACGCCCAGACTGAACTGACGATTACCGAGGACCTGCTGAACTTTCATGGGACGCCCCATGGCGGTGCGGTCTACTCGCTCGCCGATGCAGCCTTCGCCGCGGCGTCGAACTCGCACGGCGAGGCGGCGGTCGCACTGGAGACGAACATCTCGTATTTAGACGCCGTCGAAACCGGTGAGACGCTGTCTGCGGTCGCCGAGGAGACGCATCTCGCGGACAGCACCGCAGAGTACGAGGTAACGGTGACTGCACAGGATGGCGAGCGCATCGCGACGTTTCGCGGACGAGTCTACCGGCCCTGA
- a CDS encoding MaoC family dehydratase, whose translation MAYSYEPHHFEDFEEGQEFISVGRTVTESDFVMHSALSGDWTELHTNKEYAEEQEFGERIAHGPMTFVQATGFVYRTGIVERTAFAFLGMNYMDLPNPVHIGDTLQLEIVVDNTKEVGRDDAGLVVLDTEMENQDGTVVFKGDMKFLIKKRE comes from the coding sequence ATGGCGTACAGCTACGAGCCACACCACTTCGAGGACTTCGAAGAGGGACAGGAGTTTATCAGTGTCGGCCGGACGGTCACCGAGTCCGATTTCGTCATGCACTCTGCGCTGTCGGGCGACTGGACGGAACTGCATACGAACAAGGAGTACGCGGAAGAACAGGAGTTCGGTGAGCGGATCGCACACGGGCCGATGACGTTCGTTCAGGCAACCGGCTTCGTCTACCGGACCGGTATCGTCGAGCGGACCGCGTTCGCGTTCCTCGGGATGAACTACATGGACCTCCCGAACCCGGTCCACATCGGCGACACACTCCAGTTGGAAATCGTCGTTGACAACACCAAGGAGGTCGGGCGCGACGACGCCGGGTTAGTCGTCCTCGACACTGAAATGGAAAACCAGGACGGAACCGTCGTCTTCAAGGGCGACATGAAGTTCCTGATCAAGAAACGCGAGTGA
- a CDS encoding aldehyde dehydrogenase family protein, producing the protein MEYTGPTDLYIGGEWREATNGGSIETEDPATEQPYASVQKAEATDIDDAVQAAQAAVEGGSEWATMDPGTRRAKLHAMADAIEEMKDELSMVESHDNGKTPFEAGLEIDMVTDTFRHYAGWTDKIRGDEIPVESGRLNYTTREPVGVTAHIAPWNYPFQLAGRGLAPALAAGNSVILKPSAMTPLSALYYAKAAEEAGLPDGVVNVVPGKGSEAGDALTGHEGVDHVTFTGSTGVGKTVQRSAANAVADVTLELGGKGPAVVFPDADLDAAARGIQYGIFMNAGQMCWANSRIVVHEDVYDEMVSRMAEIAENIPLGGGIDDDGQMGPVVSAGQQQEILDYIETGKEEGATVVAGGGVPADRDTGHFVEPTVFADVDNGMTIAQEEIFGPVLTAIEVSDEEEASAVANDSPFGLTACVWTNDLTRAHTVTDSLDYGMVMVNETPNTWPQTPFGGTKQSGHGRAQGEQAIEAYTEVKNVHINLG; encoded by the coding sequence ATGGAGTACACCGGCCCGACAGACCTGTATATCGGCGGCGAATGGCGAGAAGCGACCAACGGCGGCAGCATCGAGACGGAGGACCCGGCAACTGAACAGCCCTACGCGTCGGTACAGAAGGCCGAGGCGACTGATATCGACGATGCGGTACAGGCGGCACAGGCGGCCGTCGAAGGCGGCTCCGAGTGGGCGACGATGGACCCGGGAACGCGCCGGGCGAAACTCCACGCGATGGCCGACGCCATCGAGGAGATGAAAGACGAACTGTCCATGGTTGAATCCCACGACAACGGGAAAACGCCGTTCGAAGCGGGGCTAGAAATCGACATGGTCACCGATACGTTCCGCCATTACGCCGGCTGGACGGACAAGATCCGCGGTGACGAGATTCCTGTCGAGAGCGGTCGGCTCAACTACACCACCCGTGAGCCGGTCGGTGTGACTGCACACATCGCGCCGTGGAACTATCCCTTCCAGCTCGCCGGCCGCGGCCTGGCACCGGCGCTGGCGGCGGGGAACAGCGTTATCCTCAAGCCGTCCGCTATGACGCCGCTGTCGGCGCTGTACTACGCGAAAGCCGCCGAAGAAGCGGGCCTTCCGGATGGTGTCGTCAACGTTGTTCCCGGGAAGGGGTCCGAGGCCGGCGACGCACTCACCGGACACGAGGGCGTCGATCACGTCACCTTCACCGGGAGTACAGGTGTCGGAAAGACGGTCCAGCGCAGTGCTGCCAACGCGGTCGCCGACGTGACGCTCGAACTCGGCGGGAAGGGGCCGGCAGTCGTGTTCCCCGACGCTGACCTCGATGCCGCCGCCCGCGGCATCCAGTACGGGATTTTCATGAACGCCGGGCAGATGTGCTGGGCGAACTCGCGTATCGTCGTCCACGAGGACGTCTACGACGAGATGGTCTCCCGGATGGCAGAGATCGCAGAGAACATCCCACTCGGCGGTGGCATCGACGACGATGGGCAGATGGGACCAGTCGTCAGCGCGGGCCAGCAACAGGAGATACTCGACTACATCGAGACCGGCAAGGAGGAGGGTGCGACTGTTGTGGCTGGTGGTGGCGTTCCTGCGGACAGAGACACCGGTCACTTCGTCGAGCCGACCGTCTTTGCCGACGTGGACAACGGGATGACGATTGCACAGGAGGAGATCTTCGGTCCCGTGCTCACCGCAATCGAAGTGAGCGACGAGGAAGAAGCGAGTGCGGTCGCAAACGATTCACCGTTTGGCCTCACCGCCTGCGTCTGGACGAACGACCTGACTCGCGCACACACCGTCACAGACAGCCTGGACTACGGGATGGTGATGGTCAACGAGACGCCCAACACCTGGCCACAGACACCCTTTGGCGGCACGAAACAGAGCGGCCACGGCCGCGCACAGGGCGAGCAGGCTATCGAGGCCTACACCGAGGTGAAAAACGTCCACATCAACCTCGGCTGA
- the paaE gene encoding 1,2-phenylacetyl-CoA epoxidase subunit PaaE yields MSEPDPSVTTSGEQTGAECPYCGSTDTERKHPRGPSRCQSIHYCNECLQQFKKFE; encoded by the coding sequence ATGAGTGAACCCGACCCCAGTGTCACGACCAGCGGCGAACAGACGGGCGCTGAGTGCCCGTACTGTGGCTCGACCGACACCGAGCGGAAACACCCACGCGGGCCGTCGCGGTGCCAGTCGATTCATTACTGCAACGAGTGCCTGCAGCAGTTCAAAAAGTTCGAGTAA
- the paaD gene encoding 1,2-phenylacetyl-CoA epoxidase subunit PaaD produces the protein MSSDYDRPRADADATACSYTDYETKDHAADDVPATGEDADGIERDVWAALYQVEDPEMPVSIVDLGLIYGLDVSDGAVTVDMTLTYSGCPAREIILDEVEEAAESVDGIETASVRLVWAPDWSIDLVTEQGKEALRDFGMSFDG, from the coding sequence ATGAGTAGCGACTACGACCGGCCACGCGCGGACGCTGATGCTACCGCGTGTTCGTACACCGACTACGAGACCAAAGACCACGCAGCGGACGACGTGCCGGCCACGGGCGAAGACGCCGACGGCATTGAACGCGACGTGTGGGCGGCCCTGTATCAGGTCGAGGACCCGGAGATGCCGGTCAGCATCGTCGACCTGGGCCTCATATACGGGCTCGACGTGTCCGACGGTGCTGTCACGGTCGACATGACGCTCACCTACAGCGGCTGTCCAGCGCGCGAGATCATCCTCGATGAGGTCGAGGAGGCCGCCGAGAGTGTCGACGGAATCGAGACCGCGTCGGTCCGACTGGTCTGGGCCCCGGACTGGTCGATTGATCTGGTCACAGAACAGGGCAAAGAAGCGCTGCGGGACTTCGGCATGAGTTTCGACGGATGA
- the paaC gene encoding 1,2-phenylacetyl-CoA epoxidase subunit PaaC — translation MATMESDLGGPADLSEDEQRAVEAQLLRLADDELVQAERYTFWQVRAPTLESDLSISNNAQDELGHARLWYDAVQQLGYSEESLIYESDPSDFQHSTLVELPFAEGDWADAIVRAYLYDVAEDIRLSALEDSSYEIIRNRTSRIQGEEGYHLEHAESWLDRMALDEEASERVQAAIDELYPYALTLFEPVGDVEADIDRLGIRTMTLDEMRTEWETRVESFLTELGFDVPTDAAPATPAGRDNEHTDHWHDLHDEMTASYRNLGRDEATLIMAADDE, via the coding sequence ATGGCAACAATGGAATCCGACCTCGGCGGTCCAGCCGACCTGTCCGAGGACGAACAGCGCGCAGTCGAGGCACAGCTACTCCGACTCGCCGACGACGAGCTGGTTCAGGCCGAACGCTACACGTTCTGGCAGGTGCGTGCGCCGACACTGGAATCGGATCTCTCGATTTCGAACAACGCACAGGACGAGCTGGGCCACGCCCGACTGTGGTACGATGCGGTACAGCAACTCGGCTACTCCGAGGAATCGCTCATCTACGAGAGCGACCCCAGCGACTTCCAGCACAGTACGCTCGTCGAGTTACCGTTTGCGGAAGGTGACTGGGCCGATGCTATCGTCAGAGCGTACCTCTACGACGTCGCTGAAGACATCCGCCTCTCCGCGCTCGAGGACTCGTCGTACGAAATCATCCGGAACAGAACGAGTCGCATCCAGGGCGAGGAAGGCTATCACCTCGAACACGCCGAGAGCTGGCTGGACCGGATGGCACTGGACGAGGAGGCCAGCGAACGCGTTCAGGCGGCTATCGACGAGCTCTACCCGTACGCCCTCACGCTGTTCGAACCCGTTGGCGACGTGGAGGCCGACATCGACCGGCTGGGCATCCGCACGATGACCCTCGACGAGATGCGCACCGAGTGGGAGACCCGCGTCGAATCGTTCCTGACCGAACTGGGGTTCGACGTGCCGACCGATGCTGCCCCCGCAACGCCGGCAGGCCGGGACAACGAACACACCGACCACTGGCACGACCTACACGACGAAATGACGGCCAGTTACCGGAATCTGGGCCGTGACGAAGCGACGCTGATAATGGCGGCCGACGATGAGTAG